Part of the Tepiditoga spiralis genome, GGTAAATCATCTAAATATCCTTTTGAACCAGCAAACAACAATACTACTTGTTCTGAAACTGTCATAGGACTATATTGAGGTTGTTTTAATAATTCTTGTAACTTTTCACCTCTTATTAATTGTTTTTTAGTTGATTCATCAAGATCTGTTGCAAATTGTGCAAATGATTCAAGTTCTCTATACTGAGCAAGTTCAAGTTTCAAACTACCAGCAACTTTTTTCATAGCCTTTGTTTGAGCAGAACCACCAACCCTTGAAACGGATAAACCAACATTTACAGCAGGTCTAAATCCAGCATAAAACAAACTACTTTCAAGATATATCTGACCATCTGTAATTGAAATTACATTTGTTGGGATATATGCTGAAATATCATTTGCTTGAGTTTCAATTATTGGAAGAGCGGTTAAAGAACCACCACCATAATTTTCTTCAAGGTTTGCAGCTCTTTCTAATAGTCTTGAATGTAAATAGAATACATCACCAGGATAAGCTTCTCTTCCAGGTGGTCTTCTTAAAAGAAGTGAAACTTCTCTATAAGCTGCAGCATGTTTAGATAAATCATCATAAACAACAAGAGCATCTTGTTTATTAAACATAAAATATTCTCCAATAGATGCACCTGCATAAGGAGCTAAGTATTGTAATGAAGCAGAATCAGCTGCACTTGCAACAACTACTGTTGTATAATCCATTGCACCAGCTTCTTCAAGTTTTTTTATTATTCTTGCAACAACTGAAGATTTTTGCCCGATTGCAACATAAACACATTTAACTCCTGTTCCTTTTTGATTTATTATTGTATCTATTGCTATTGCAGTTTTTCCAGTTTGTCTATCTCCAATTATTAATTCTCTTTGACCTCTACCAATAGGTATTAAAGAGTCAATAGACTTTAATCCTGTTTGAAGTGGAGTATCAACAGGTTTTCTTGTTATAACTCCAGTTGCTTTTCTTTCAATTGGATAAAAAGTTTCTGTTTTTATTTCCCCCTTACCATCAAGAGGTAAGCCTAAAGGATTAACAACTCTACCCAGTAAAGATTCTCCAACTGGAATTTCAATAACTTTTTTCGTTCTTATAACTCTATCGCCTTCTTTGATTTTTTTATAATCTCCAAGAGTTATTATACCTACATTATCTTCTTCAAGATTCATGGCAATTCCATAAACAATATCATTATTTTCTGTTTTTATTTCTACTAATTCATTGGCTACTATTTCTTTCATTCCATAGGCTCTTGCAATACCATCACCAACTTGTATTACCCAACCTACTTCTTTTATTTCACCACTTTCATAGCTTTTTATTCTTTCTTCTATAACCTTTGTTATTTCATCAGGATTTACTCGCAAATTATTCACCCCCGACTGGAAGCATATAAACGTTCAATGCTTTCAAGATAACCCTTTACAGAGTAATCAAAGAGTTTATCATCAATTATTAGTTGTAATCCACCAATAAGATCTTCATTAATAACCTCTTTTAAAGAAATATTTCTTCCAGTTTTTTTCTTAAGCACATTTTTTATGTTCTCAAGCAACTCTTCAGAAATTTTATCTGAAAGCATTACGTCTACTTCTATGAGTTTTTTTAGTTCGTAGCTATATCTTTCAAGTATGATTTCAATAGCTTTTAAAAGTGATTGTCTCTTTTTTTGTACTATTGCATAAATAA contains:
- the atpA gene encoding F0F1 ATP synthase subunit alpha, whose translation is MRVNPDEITKVIEERIKSYESGEIKEVGWVIQVGDGIARAYGMKEIVANELVEIKTENNDIVYGIAMNLEEDNVGIITLGDYKKIKEGDRVIRTKKVIEIPVGESLLGRVVNPLGLPLDGKGEIKTETFYPIERKATGVITRKPVDTPLQTGLKSIDSLIPIGRGQRELIIGDRQTGKTAIAIDTIINQKGTGVKCVYVAIGQKSSVVARIIKKLEEAGAMDYTTVVVASAADSASLQYLAPYAGASIGEYFMFNKQDALVVYDDLSKHAAAYREVSLLLRRPPGREAYPGDVFYLHSRLLERAANLEENYGGGSLTALPIIETQANDISAYIPTNVISITDGQIYLESSLFYAGFRPAVNVGLSVSRVGGSAQTKAMKKVAGSLKLELAQYRELESFAQFATDLDESTKKQLIRGEKLQELLKQPQYSPMTVSEQVVLLFAGSKGYLDDLPVTSIQKFEKEFLGFLKTQKTSLMNELEEKKVLSDELNKDLTQALDEFKKMFKA
- the atpH gene encoding ATP synthase F1 subunit delta; translation: MKVSYSLATRYTNALIALLVSNEKLEDLDKYISGIKKINAKIENDDALKDIVFSPLLPKKYISDSLVKVSELNDEIFEKFIYAIVQKKRQSLLKAIEIILERYSYELKKLIEVDVMLSDKISEELLENIKNVLKKKTGRNISLKEVINEDLIGGLQLIIDDKLFDYSVKGYLESIERLYASSRG